DNA from Candidatus Hydrogenedentota bacterium:
GCCGTCAACCGTCTCGTCCACGCGCATCCATTCCTCATACAACCACTGCCTGCGCGCCTCGGCGGACGCCGGAATCAACGACGCCGGCACGGTCCAGTACCGCGCGCGGATCTCGCGGCCGATCATGCTGCCGCGAAACATATCCGCGAAAGACGACGCGCCCTCGAACCCGTCGTGGACGAAGAATACGGCGTCGGCTTGGGGCGCGTGCTCGAGCAGCGCGAGCGTGCCCGCCGGGCGCGGCGGCAACACGTGCCGCAGACGCGCCGCGATATCGAGCAATGCTGCATCCCCCCGTTCTTTGAGCCGTTTCAGCGCCTGGGCGCGCTTCTTCTTGGAAAAGCGCGTGCCTTCGGGGTACATGACTACGCCCTCGCCCGGACCAAGGCCGGTGGCCAGCGCGGCCAGTTTTTCGACCTCACGCGCGCCGTCGCGAGACCCGCGCTCCAGAAAGCAATTGGGCAAGCGGTTTCCCACGATGTCCAGACAGGGATCCCAGAGCAAATCTTTCTTCATCGCATAGCGCATCCGCATCCGGCGC
Protein-coding regions in this window:
- a CDS encoding lysophospholipid acyltransferase family protein — protein: MRTCARRAISLGVLFPATLANTLCAPILIAVLAVCDALTDRRMPLTRAYLLIFFYLVWETAGVAAAFAAWLCAGVWPLRNRRRFLAWNYALQRIWAGGFAKAGIALFSLRLAIDGGYAFGDKPFLMLVRHTSLADTILVSWCMLVERRMRMRYAMKKDLLWDPCLDIVGNRLPNCFLERGSRDGAREVEKLAALATGLGPGEGVVMYPEGTRFSKKKRAQALKRLKERGDAALLDIAARLRHVLPPRPAGTLALLEHAPQADAVFFVHDGFEGASSFADMFRGSMIGREIRARYWTVPASLIPASAEARRQWLYEEWMRVDETVDGWRKQDGRLS